A genomic window from Pyxicephalus adspersus chromosome 2, UCB_Pads_2.0, whole genome shotgun sequence includes:
- the LOC140322190 gene encoding olfactory receptor 6N1-like: MRFHQRELANRAAHKGNVTSFFFLGFSSIAVYNLLFFTLVLILYIGTICGNIMIIMLIYYSKTLHSPMYFFLSQLSISDILLTTDIVPIMLNIILHERTPISFPGCVTQLYIFGSIETFECYLLTVMAYDRYLAICSPLHYVSIMNNELCVKLVLSSWLVSCSMAFITTLSICLLEFCGPNAIDHLYCDFKPLVEHACSDISLVQIENAVLGFAVLIVPFLVIVVSYIGIVLTLIKIPSFSGRLKSFSTCSSHLTVVFIFYGTLIATYLTPKEGKSQIISKMMIMLYTVFTPFINPFIYSLRNKEIKDIVKHIYNHII, from the exons ATGCGTTTCCATCAGCGAGAATTAGCAAACAGA GCTGCCCATAAAGGCAATGTCACCTCATTCTTCTTCCTAGGATTTTCTAGCATAGCTGTATATAATCTGCTGTTCTTCACCTTGGTCCTTATATTATACATTGGGACAATATGTGGAAACATCATGATCATCATGCTGATATATTACAGTAAGACCCTCCACtcccccatgtacttcttcctctcccaactCTCAATATCAGACATCTTGCTGACCACTGATATTGTTCCTatcatgttaaatattattctacatGAGCGGACCCCCATATCATTTCCTGGCTGTGTTACTCAGCTTTATATTTTTGGTTCAATAGAAACCTTTGAATGTTACCTTCTGACAGTGATGGCCTATGACCGCTATCTAGCCATCTGCTCCCCTCTCCATTATGTCTCCATTATGAACAATGAGCTTTGTGTGAAATTAGTTCTTTCATCCTGGCTGGTGAGTTGTTCCATGGCATTCATTACTACACTTAGCATATGTCTGCTAGAATTTTGTGGACCAAATGCTATTGACCATTTGTATTGTGATTTTAAACCACTTGTGGAACATGCTTGCTCAGATATATCCTTAGTTCAAATAGAAAATGCCGTGTTGGGCTTTGCTGTGCTCATAGTACCTTTCCTTGTGATTGTGGTTTCATATATTGGTATTGTTCTAACTCTGATAAAGATCCCCTCTTTCTCAGGAAGACTGAAATCCTTTTCCACCTGTAGCTCCCATCTCAcagttgtctttatattttatggaacTTTAATTGCCACGTATCTGACACCAAAGGAAGGAAAATCCCAAATAATCAGTAAGATGATGATAATGCTGTACACGGTTTTTACTCCTTTtataaatccttttatttacaGTCTgaggaataaagaaataaaggacattgtaaaacatatatataatcatataatttAA